From Roseburia hominis, the proteins below share one genomic window:
- a CDS encoding iron-containing alcohol dehydrogenase: MAYHELLEKSDERFLKPLVWQMPGTTLQGKTRMHNGAALALGEEVRKLTDEKVLLVMGRHVREQETGRVICQALSEAGVEFDIFSELYPEPHFDVAVHISVHMNENHYGAVIGAGGGSSLDMAKLAAHGADGRLIEKIMTNDFSNARLPLILLPTTSGTGSEVSPYTVLTVEGTKKFYTSAAFLPDVAIVDPLLTVTMPPRTTAATAFDAMTHALEGSMASQNPYTECLATESTALILTYLKRVLADGEDIEARYYLSLASVMGMLSYVMGGGLYAHSISYILTLEKDTPHGLGCGLALPYTLAMNESQIHSLLDNLSARCFGHSGSEELRRRVIAKIQQLFVETGLPESLSDLGYTVSDIPNLADTLLNRYYRQKNPRSISRDEATRLLQAMILGEIEYF, translated from the coding sequence GTGGCTTATCATGAACTGTTAGAGAAATCAGATGAAAGATTTCTGAAACCGCTTGTATGGCAGATGCCCGGGACAACGCTTCAGGGAAAAACCCGTATGCACAATGGGGCCGCTCTGGCCCTGGGTGAGGAGGTCAGGAAGCTGACTGATGAAAAGGTTCTTCTCGTGATGGGCAGGCATGTCAGAGAGCAGGAGACAGGCAGGGTGATCTGTCAGGCTCTAAGTGAAGCGGGAGTGGAATTCGATATTTTTTCGGAGCTTTATCCCGAACCGCACTTTGATGTTGCTGTACATATTAGTGTCCATATGAACGAAAATCATTATGGTGCGGTGATTGGCGCAGGAGGCGGAAGTTCGCTTGATATGGCTAAGCTTGCCGCGCATGGGGCTGATGGCAGGCTAATCGAAAAAATTATGACAAATGATTTCTCGAACGCCCGCCTGCCGCTTATTCTGCTTCCGACTACGTCCGGGACAGGAAGTGAAGTCAGTCCTTATACGGTACTTACGGTCGAAGGAACGAAAAAGTTCTATACATCGGCGGCTTTTCTGCCCGATGTTGCTATTGTGGACCCGCTTCTTACGGTAACGATGCCGCCGCGAACGACAGCGGCCACAGCGTTTGACGCGATGACGCATGCGCTGGAAGGAAGCATGGCAAGCCAAAATCCGTATACGGAATGCCTGGCCACAGAGAGTACTGCCTTGATACTCACTTATCTGAAGAGGGTTCTGGCAGACGGGGAAGATATAGAAGCAAGATACTATCTGTCGCTTGCTTCTGTTATGGGAATGTTGTCTTATGTGATGGGTGGCGGTCTCTATGCGCACAGCATTTCCTATATTCTTACACTTGAAAAGGATACACCTCATGGATTGGGATGTGGATTGGCACTGCCATATACGCTGGCAATGAATGAATCACAAATACACTCCCTATTAGATAACCTGAGTGCCCGCTGCTTCGGGCATTCAGGAAGTGAGGAACTAAGACGCAGGGTGATTGCAAAAATACAGCAGCTGTTCGTAGAAACAGGGCTTCCGGAGTCATTGTCAGATTTAGGGTATACGGTTTCGGATATTCCGAATCTGGCTGATACGCTTCTGAACCGATACTATCGTCAGAAAAACCCGCGCAGTATTTCGCGGGATGAGGCGACGAGGCTGTTACAGGCAATGATTCTTGGAGAAATAGAATATTTTTAA
- a CDS encoding branched-chain amino acid ABC transporter permease, which translates to MMDIKKLLKNNRVQFGIVLVAAFFLPIFVKDASVMHVAILVLLYIILSLGLEIALGITDLFSLCHAAFYGMGAYVSALLSIHLGWSFWVTLPIAALSAGLFGLLIGLPALRTKGDYLAIATLGFGEIFRLILVNGGEFTRGPRGLTGIARPVLFGLDFTNKNVYYYIILFVTVIIFLVVYNIPRTFFGRALMAIRDDEDAAAFMGIRISRYKVAAFAISGLIAGIAGAFYAHYICYISPDTFVYNDSITILTMVLIGGGGTVIGPVLGAVLLTILPELLRSFVEYRMLIYGLIVVIMMQIRPHGILGGMNTRISYLESLMKPGEQKGKKEKEV; encoded by the coding sequence ATGATGGATATTAAGAAATTATTGAAGAATAACCGGGTACAATTCGGAATCGTTCTGGTGGCTGCATTCTTCCTGCCGATTTTCGTGAAAGATGCGTCTGTGATGCATGTGGCGATTTTGGTACTGCTTTACATTATTTTGAGCCTTGGGCTTGAGATTGCTCTTGGAATTACGGATCTGTTCTCGCTTTGTCACGCGGCGTTCTATGGGATGGGTGCATACGTATCGGCACTGCTGTCCATTCATTTAGGGTGGAGCTTCTGGGTAACCCTTCCTATAGCTGCTCTTAGTGCGGGCTTGTTCGGACTTTTGATCGGGCTTCCGGCGCTCAGGACAAAAGGGGATTATCTGGCTATTGCGACGCTGGGATTCGGGGAGATTTTCAGACTGATCCTGGTAAATGGCGGAGAGTTTACCCGCGGTCCCAGAGGGCTTACAGGGATTGCAAGACCGGTGCTGTTCGGACTTGATTTTACAAACAAAAACGTTTATTACTACATCATTTTGTTCGTAACAGTAATCATCTTTTTGGTTGTCTACAATATTCCGCGTACCTTCTTCGGACGTGCGCTTATGGCAATACGGGATGATGAGGACGCGGCTGCATTTATGGGAATCCGTATTTCCCGCTATAAGGTGGCAGCATTTGCAATCAGTGGTCTGATCGCAGGTATCGCGGGCGCATTTTATGCACATTATATCTGCTATATCAGTCCGGATACATTTGTATATAATGATTCTATTACTATTTTAACTATGGTGCTTATCGGAGGCGGCGGCACGGTAATCGGCCCGGTTCTGGGAGCTGTGCTTTTGACGATTCTGCCGGAGCTTCTTCGTTCCTTTGTTGAATATCGTATGTTGATTTATGGACTTATCGTAGTCATTATGATGCAGATACGGCCGCATGGAATTCTGGGCGGAATGAATACGCGTATTTCCTATCTGGAATCGCTTATGAAGCCGGGTGAACAAAAAGGAAAGAAGGAAAAGGAGGTGTAG
- a CDS encoding ABC transporter substrate-binding protein, producing MKKNLKSKVASALVVCMTLGLLAGCGAKESTDDGGSKTADGDLVIGLDCPMTGVNASFGEQLSYGAQMAIDEINDAGGVDGKKLALSIQDDKSDPKEAATIATKFVADEKVVASIGYYNSSCGLSALPIINEGKLVTIVTGSSPDISEQNQKYGFRTEPSDKQQAVYAADWMVEDGRKKVAILYESTDYGMGQEEIISEILTDSGAEIVCSEAYILGETKDFTNILTKVKNSGADSIFLAGTYTEGALIVKQRQSLGMDIPCYSSSSMFEVAFLDAAGDAAEGTKVQGVLVPDDPSETIQKFESAYKEKFGDDKVAGTFSGHGYAAVKMIAEAIENVGTDPDKMAEYIESTTFDAIYGTVNFNETHDLIFESLKRLVVEDGKFTVVE from the coding sequence ATGAAAAAGAATCTCAAGAGCAAAGTAGCATCGGCATTAGTAGTTTGCATGACCTTAGGCTTGTTGGCTGGCTGTGGCGCAAAAGAGTCCACTGATGATGGCGGTTCCAAAACAGCGGACGGCGATCTGGTGATTGGACTGGACTGCCCGATGACCGGCGTAAATGCAAGCTTTGGCGAGCAGCTTTCCTACGGAGCACAGATGGCCATTGATGAAATCAATGATGCAGGCGGAGTTGACGGTAAGAAGCTGGCGCTCTCTATACAGGATGATAAGTCAGACCCGAAAGAGGCCGCAACGATAGCGACAAAATTCGTGGCAGACGAAAAGGTGGTCGCTTCTATCGGATATTATAACAGTTCTTGTGGACTTTCCGCGCTTCCTATTATAAATGAAGGAAAACTGGTAACCATCGTTACGGGTTCCAGTCCTGACATTTCTGAGCAGAATCAGAAGTACGGGTTCCGTACAGAGCCGTCAGATAAGCAGCAGGCAGTATATGCGGCAGACTGGATGGTAGAGGATGGACGTAAGAAAGTAGCAATTCTCTATGAAAGTACAGATTATGGTATGGGACAGGAAGAGATTATCAGTGAGATTCTTACAGATTCAGGGGCTGAGATCGTTTGCTCTGAGGCATATATTCTGGGCGAGACCAAAGACTTCACAAATATTTTAACGAAGGTCAAGAACTCCGGTGCGGATTCTATCTTCCTTGCAGGAACCTATACAGAGGGTGCGTTGATCGTAAAACAGCGCCAGTCTCTTGGAATGGATATTCCGTGCTATTCGTCTTCCTCTATGTTTGAGGTAGCGTTCCTTGATGCGGCAGGTGATGCGGCAGAAGGTACAAAGGTACAGGGCGTACTTGTTCCGGATGATCCGTCTGAGACCATTCAGAAATTTGAATCTGCCTACAAAGAAAAATTCGGCGATGACAAAGTTGCGGGAACCTTCTCAGGACATGGCTATGCAGCAGTTAAGATGATCGCTGAGGCAATCGAGAATGTGGGTACTGATCCGGATAAGATGGCTGAGTATATTGAATCAACAACTTTCGATGCAATTTACGGTACCGTTAACTTCAACGAGACGCATGACTTGATCTTTGAATCTTTGAAACGTCTGGTTGTAGAAGATGGCAAATTTACAGTAGTGGAATAA
- a CDS encoding 5'-methylthioadenosine/adenosylhomocysteine nucleosidase has protein sequence MIGIIGAMDEEVAGLKAEMEVEETLEAAAMTFVKGKLEGKDVVVVRSGIGKVNAGICAQILVDRFGVDTLINTGIAGSLDADIDIGDIVISTDAVQHDMDATRFGYEMGQIPRLDTFAFQADESLVKAAVAANEEANPEIHTFTGRVLSGDQFVADQAVKDTLVSLYGGKCTEMEGAAIAQAAYLNHVSYVIIRAISDKADNSAVVDYPAFERQAIAHSVKLVRNLLGRI, from the coding sequence ATGATCGGAATTATTGGTGCGATGGACGAAGAGGTTGCGGGTCTTAAGGCTGAGATGGAGGTAGAGGAGACGCTCGAGGCGGCGGCTATGACATTTGTGAAGGGGAAGCTTGAGGGGAAGGACGTTGTGGTGGTCCGCAGCGGGATCGGTAAGGTGAATGCGGGAATCTGTGCGCAGATCCTGGTTGACCGGTTTGGCGTGGATACGCTGATCAACACGGGAATCGCGGGGTCTCTGGACGCTGACATTGATATCGGGGATATTGTGATTTCCACCGATGCGGTACAGCACGATATGGACGCGACGAGATTTGGATATGAGATGGGACAGATCCCGAGGCTGGATACATTTGCATTTCAGGCAGATGAGAGTCTGGTAAAGGCGGCAGTGGCGGCAAATGAGGAGGCAAATCCGGAGATCCACACGTTTACGGGAAGAGTGCTTAGCGGGGATCAGTTTGTGGCGGATCAGGCTGTGAAGGACACTCTGGTAAGTCTGTACGGCGGGAAGTGTACGGAGATGGAGGGTGCGGCAATCGCGCAGGCGGCATATCTGAATCATGTTTCGTATGTCATTATTCGGGCTATTTCGGACAAAGCTGACAATAGCGCGGTGGTGGATTATCCTGCTTTTGAGCGTCAGGCGATCGCGCACAGTGTGAAATTAGTCCGCAATCTGCTTGGCAGGATTTAA
- a CDS encoding prolyl-tRNA synthetase associated domain-containing protein: MENQKQRIYDELKKLGIKYEVVEHEPVYTMEDMDRLGLPAKGTLCKNLFLRDSKGKRHFLVTCDEAKRVDLKALAHKLGVSGVSFASEERLEKYLGLKQGSVTPFGLINDTDHAVEFFIDRDLTKCKSLGVHPLENTATVFLSYKDLDKFLWELDVDVMQIRL; the protein is encoded by the coding sequence ATGGAAAATCAAAAGCAGCGCATTTATGACGAATTAAAAAAATTAGGAATCAAATATGAAGTAGTAGAACATGAACCCGTTTACACCATGGAAGATATGGACAGGCTTGGACTTCCCGCCAAAGGAACCCTCTGCAAGAACCTGTTCCTGCGCGACTCCAAGGGAAAACGTCATTTCCTCGTTACCTGCGATGAGGCAAAACGGGTAGATCTAAAAGCGCTCGCCCATAAGCTTGGAGTGAGCGGTGTAAGCTTCGCTTCGGAAGAACGACTGGAAAAATATCTCGGGCTAAAGCAAGGCAGCGTAACTCCTTTTGGTCTGATCAACGATACCGATCACGCCGTAGAATTCTTCATCGACCGCGACCTGACCAAATGTAAGAGCCTGGGAGTACACCCCCTGGAGAATACGGCAACCGTATTTCTTTCCTACAAAGACCTGGATAAATTTTTGTGGGAACTGGACGTAGATGTCATGCAGATACGTCTGTAA
- a CDS encoding glycerol dehydrogenase, with product MAMAETRTRAFACPSKYFQGIGEFDLLENYTSMFGAKAFFTIDGFLYEGLKERLQKAFENTESSFEAIKFGGECSYAEVDRTIAEFEKAKAQVLVGVGGGKTLDTAKAAADKMEVPVIIVPTSASCDAPCSAMSVMYTDTGEYIHNIRHKRNPEIVLVDTDIVTKAPVRLFVSGMGDALSTVFEGHANRASFSPNYVGKGYRCTNTGVALAELSFEILMEKGVIALNALKQGVCTDAVEDVIEANTLLSGVGFENTSCAAAHGIHAGLTQIPSTHKYLHGEKVAFGVICQMVMENTPKDLFEKVMKFCQEVGLPTTLEELDVEPTEENVMIIADTVVNHNKLIYAEPFKVTVEFVYNSIMAANALGHYYKEH from the coding sequence ATGGCAATGGCAGAAACAAGAACAAGGGCGTTTGCATGCCCGTCAAAATATTTTCAGGGAATCGGAGAATTTGATTTGCTGGAAAACTACACCAGTATGTTTGGCGCTAAGGCATTCTTTACTATTGATGGATTTTTGTATGAAGGATTGAAGGAGAGGCTTCAGAAAGCGTTTGAAAATACGGAATCATCCTTTGAGGCCATAAAATTCGGCGGTGAGTGTTCTTACGCGGAGGTTGACCGTACGATTGCTGAATTTGAAAAAGCCAAGGCACAGGTTTTGGTTGGAGTAGGCGGAGGAAAAACGCTGGATACTGCAAAAGCGGCAGCGGACAAGATGGAAGTTCCGGTTATTATTGTTCCAACCTCTGCATCCTGCGACGCACCATGCAGCGCAATGTCCGTTATGTACACGGATACCGGAGAATATATACATAACATTCGTCATAAGAGAAATCCGGAAATTGTGTTGGTTGATACCGACATCGTAACCAAAGCACCGGTTCGCCTGTTTGTTTCAGGGATGGGAGATGCGCTTTCGACCGTATTTGAAGGTCATGCAAACCGCGCTTCCTTTAGCCCGAACTATGTTGGAAAAGGATATCGCTGCACAAATACCGGTGTGGCCCTGGCAGAATTATCGTTTGAAATTTTGATGGAAAAAGGTGTGATAGCGCTGAATGCATTGAAGCAGGGCGTATGTACCGATGCTGTCGAGGATGTGATCGAGGCGAATACTCTGCTTAGTGGAGTAGGCTTTGAAAATACCAGCTGTGCGGCAGCACATGGAATACATGCAGGACTGACCCAGATTCCCTCCACACACAAATATCTCCATGGCGAGAAGGTGGCATTTGGAGTGATCTGTCAGATGGTCATGGAAAACACTCCGAAGGATTTATTTGAAAAAGTAATGAAATTCTGTCAGGAGGTTGGTCTTCCGACTACCTTAGAGGAGCTGGATGTAGAGCCGACAGAGGAAAATGTTATGATTATTGCTGATACGGTTGTAAATCATAATAAGCTGATTTATGCTGAGCCGTTTAAAGTTACGGTAGAGTTTGTGTATAATTCTATTATGGCAGCAAACGCTCTGGGACATTATTATAAAGAGCATTAA
- a CDS encoding branched-chain amino acid ABC transporter permease yields the protein MILQIIVNGLTLGCTYALIALGYSMVYGSLRFINFAHGDVYMWGACFGLIFARIGNIPFPVALILTMICTGLLGVTVEFLAYRRLRNVPRVVVTASALGASIVLSNLARVVVGAETYAVPAFFETKYYTVGNLVFNSLQFVLLGCSIVLMIVLNWFISKSKYGKAIRATSENMDVTNLMGINTNLIISITFFIGSALAGAAGLLIGIYYDAVYSTMGYMAGMKAFTSAILGGIGSIPGAMLGGLILGQIESFGTTYISSSMGPAIAFAVLIVVLLVKPTGLFGAEDVHSNRV from the coding sequence ATGATTTTACAAATTATTGTAAACGGACTTACACTAGGATGCACATATGCGTTGATTGCACTGGGATACTCCATGGTATACGGCAGTCTGCGTTTTATCAATTTTGCACATGGTGACGTCTATATGTGGGGCGCCTGTTTCGGACTTATTTTCGCAAGAATAGGAAATATCCCGTTCCCCGTTGCGTTAATCCTGACCATGATCTGTACGGGTCTTTTGGGGGTCACAGTAGAATTTCTGGCGTATCGCCGTCTGAGAAATGTACCCCGTGTCGTAGTTACGGCAAGTGCGCTTGGCGCATCGATCGTATTGTCAAATCTGGCGCGTGTAGTGGTCGGAGCAGAGACGTATGCGGTACCGGCTTTCTTTGAAACGAAATATTATACGGTAGGAAATCTGGTTTTTAACAGTCTGCAGTTTGTTCTTCTGGGGTGTTCGATTGTTCTTATGATCGTCCTTAACTGGTTCATAAGCAAATCAAAATATGGGAAAGCAATCCGTGCGACCTCTGAGAATATGGACGTAACGAATTTGATGGGAATTAATACGAACCTGATCATCAGTATTACTTTCTTTATCGGATCGGCTCTGGCCGGTGCGGCGGGATTATTGATCGGTATTTATTACGATGCGGTATATTCTACTATGGGATATATGGCAGGTATGAAGGCGTTTACATCGGCAATTCTGGGCGGTATCGGAAGTATTCCGGGAGCAATGCTTGGCGGACTTATTCTCGGACAGATCGAGAGCTTTGGTACAACATACATTTCATCCAGTATGGGACCGGCTATCGCTTTTGCAGTTCTTATAGTTGTTCTTCTGGTGAAGCCGACGGGGCTGTTTGGCGCAGAAGACGTGCATTCAAATCGAGTATAA
- a CDS encoding ABC transporter ATP-binding protein: MLLEIDHVTKKFGGVVATNDVSASVKEGKIFSIIGPNGAGKTTLFNLITGAYTRTSGTITFDGKQIDTMKPYEINALGIARTFQNIRLFKQMTVLENVMTGMHSKIKAKDFEAFIPGRSRKIEAKILEKSMEALRIVGLDKKYSDYGGSLSYGQQRRLEIARALVSDPKLLLLDEPAAGMNINESADLLQLIRWINTDLKKTIIFIEHNMRVVMNVSDYIVVLDHGTKIAEGTPDEVRNNPVVIDAYLGSKKEGGNVNA; this comes from the coding sequence ATGTTATTGGAAATTGATCACGTTACGAAAAAATTCGGCGGAGTTGTAGCGACAAATGATGTATCGGCGAGCGTCAAGGAAGGAAAAATATTCAGTATCATCGGCCCAAATGGTGCAGGCAAGACTACACTGTTCAACCTGATTACAGGGGCATATACCCGCACGTCGGGAACGATCACCTTCGACGGAAAGCAGATCGATACGATGAAGCCTTATGAGATCAACGCCCTGGGAATTGCACGTACGTTTCAGAATATCAGGCTGTTCAAGCAGATGACGGTTCTGGAAAATGTTATGACGGGTATGCATAGTAAAATCAAGGCAAAGGATTTTGAGGCTTTTATTCCGGGACGTTCCAGAAAAATTGAGGCCAAGATCCTTGAGAAAAGTATGGAAGCTCTGCGTATCGTGGGATTGGACAAGAAGTATTCTGATTACGGTGGTTCGCTTTCTTACGGGCAGCAGCGGCGTCTGGAGATTGCCCGGGCACTGGTCAGTGATCCGAAGCTTCTGCTTCTGGATGAGCCTGCAGCCGGTATGAATATTAACGAATCTGCGGACCTTTTACAGCTGATCCGCTGGATCAATACGGACCTTAAGAAGACGATTATATTTATCGAGCATAATATGAGGGTCGTTATGAACGTATCTGATTATATTGTGGTTCTGGATCATGGGACTAAGATTGCAGAGGGTACGCCGGATGAAGTAAGAAATAACCCAGTCGTTATTGACGCTTATCTGGGAAGTAAAAAGGAAGGAGGAAATGTGAATGCTTAA
- a CDS encoding ABC transporter ATP-binding protein, which produces MIEVKNLVKKYGSHMAVDHLNFTVQSGQIYGFLGPNGAGKSTTMNIMTGYLGATEGQVLVNGHDILEEPELAKRSIGYLPEMPPLYMEMTVEEYLYFAAELKKIPRKERESQVQRVMMLVKLTDVAHRLIKNLSKGYRQRVGLAQAILGFPEIIILDEPTVGLDPKQIIEIRELIRELAKKHTVILSSHILAEIQEVCDYIMIISKGKLVASDTPENLERMLEGQQTIEILAKGKEKEVKAIVETVSDVKRAEYEPGNEEGTVHVSLTPKEGKDIRENVFHAFAKSACPLLMLMHSRSTLEDVFLELTQGSSPILNKTQKRAGETGIEDTGEHELGNVGKSEVEDILIENVISENLVSDLIDQADQTEEVTADDSDL; this is translated from the coding sequence GTGATTGAAGTGAAAAATCTTGTGAAGAAATATGGTTCTCACATGGCGGTAGATCATCTGAATTTTACCGTGCAATCCGGACAGATTTACGGATTTCTGGGACCGAATGGCGCCGGAAAATCCACGACAATGAACATTATGACCGGATATCTGGGGGCAACTGAGGGGCAGGTGCTCGTGAACGGGCATGATATTCTGGAAGAACCGGAGCTGGCAAAACGCTCGATTGGATATCTGCCGGAAATGCCGCCGCTCTATATGGAAATGACCGTGGAGGAATATCTGTATTTTGCGGCAGAACTGAAGAAAATACCGAGGAAAGAAAGGGAAAGCCAGGTGCAGCGCGTAATGATGCTGGTGAAACTCACCGATGTGGCGCACCGCCTGATCAAAAACCTGTCAAAAGGCTACCGGCAGAGGGTAGGGCTGGCGCAGGCGATTCTGGGCTTTCCGGAAATCATCATATTAGATGAACCGACGGTGGGACTGGACCCGAAACAGATTATCGAGATCCGCGAACTGATCCGTGAACTCGCGAAGAAGCATACCGTCATTTTAAGCTCTCATATTCTTGCGGAAATTCAGGAAGTCTGCGACTATATCATGATCATTTCCAAGGGAAAACTGGTCGCAAGCGATACCCCTGAGAACCTGGAGAGAATGCTGGAGGGGCAGCAGACCATAGAAATCCTGGCTAAGGGCAAGGAAAAAGAAGTGAAAGCTATTGTGGAAACGGTATCTGATGTCAAGCGTGCAGAATATGAGCCGGGAAATGAAGAAGGTACTGTTCACGTAAGTCTGACTCCAAAAGAAGGCAAAGATATTCGGGAAAATGTGTTCCATGCGTTTGCAAAGAGCGCATGTCCGCTGCTTATGCTGATGCACAGCAGAAGTACGCTGGAAGATGTATTCCTGGAGCTGACACAGGGGAGTTCGCCGATCTTGAATAAGACACAGAAGAGGGCAGGCGAGACTGGGATAGAAGATACAGGCGAGCACGAGCTGGGAAATGTAGGCAAGTCCGAAGTGGAAGATATTCTGATCGAAAATGTAATTTCAGAAAATTTAGTGAGCGATTTAATAGACCAGGCAGACCAAACAGAGGAGGTGACCGCAGATGACAGCGATTTATAA
- a CDS encoding TIGR03905 family TSCPD domain-containing protein — protein MDYKPHGVCSRSIHVDVDSEGFIHNVSFLGGCNGNLQGISRLIEGMKAEEAISRLEGIRCGNKATSCPDQLAHALREAIQ, from the coding sequence ATGGATTATAAACCACATGGGGTCTGTTCAAGATCAATTCACGTAGACGTAGATTCAGAAGGCTTTATTCACAATGTCAGCTTCCTCGGCGGCTGCAATGGAAATCTTCAGGGAATCTCCCGTCTCATAGAAGGCATGAAAGCGGAAGAAGCCATCAGCCGTCTTGAGGGAATCCGCTGCGGCAACAAAGCTACTTCCTGCCCGGACCAGTTGGCTCACGCATTGAGAGAAGCGATACAATAA
- a CDS encoding ABC transporter ATP-binding protein: MLKVENLSVSYGAIKAVRDISFHVEKGEIVSIIGNNGAGKSSTLKALTGIVTPASGSIKLFDEEISGTKAYKVSKMGMSMVPEGRGIYTRMTVQENLEMGAFNRKDKDGVKRDFDKVYDLFPVLGERRKQKGGSLSGGEQQMLAVGRAMMQAPKILLLDEPSLGLAPQVIEAIFEVIKEINRVDGTPILLVEQNVYLALEVSNRGYVLETGEIILSDSSKNLLENEMVQKAYLGVEE; the protein is encoded by the coding sequence ATGCTTAAGGTAGAAAATTTAAGTGTTTCTTATGGAGCAATCAAGGCTGTTCGTGATATTTCCTTTCATGTTGAGAAGGGAGAGATTGTATCTATAATAGGAAACAATGGCGCAGGCAAATCCTCCACCCTGAAGGCTCTTACGGGAATCGTCACTCCTGCAAGTGGTTCCATCAAGCTGTTTGATGAGGAGATTTCAGGAACGAAGGCGTATAAAGTATCCAAGATGGGAATGTCCATGGTGCCGGAAGGGCGTGGAATTTATACACGTATGACGGTTCAGGAAAACCTGGAAATGGGAGCATTTAACCGTAAGGATAAAGATGGTGTAAAAAGAGATTTTGATAAGGTGTATGACCTGTTTCCGGTTCTGGGCGAGAGAAGGAAACAAAAAGGCGGAAGCCTGTCAGGCGGTGAGCAGCAGATGCTTGCGGTAGGGCGTGCTATGATGCAGGCACCGAAGATCCTTCTTCTGGATGAGCCGTCCCTGGGACTTGCACCGCAGGTGATCGAGGCTATTTTTGAAGTAATTAAAGAAATCAACAGAGTGGACGGGACGCCCATTTTGCTGGTAGAGCAGAATGTATATCTTGCCCTTGAGGTCTCGAACAGAGGTTATGTTTTGGAGACCGGAGAAATTATTTTGAGTGATTCATCCAAAAACCTTCTTGAAAACGAGATGGTGCAAAAAGCGTATTTGGGAGTGGAGGAATAG